A stretch of Paenibacillus peoriae DNA encodes these proteins:
- a CDS encoding ABC transporter permease has product MGSSTETASNNSALIPESNRGRPRKARGPKPDRGKKGLWDSVKQQKYLYFMSIPFVIWVFVFSYLPLWGWTMAFQNYKPAKSFTDQKWVGLDNFIELFQDERFYLVLRNTLAMSLMGIVFGFVVPIFFAILLNELRGMLFKRFVQTISYLPHFVSWVVVAGLVTKMLSIDGGIVNDVLVALHIVDEPIQFMAKGSWFWYIVTASDIWKETGWNTIIYLAAITGIDQEQYEASRVDGASRWRQMWHITLPGIRSTIAILFIMAIGHLVSNGFEKQFLLGNSLVTDYSEVLDLYALNYGINLGRFSYGTAIGIFNSLVSILLLFTANGIFKKLTKESIM; this is encoded by the coding sequence ATGGGATCTTCAACTGAAACCGCTTCCAACAATAGTGCTTTGATTCCTGAATCCAATAGGGGAAGACCACGCAAGGCTCGCGGCCCGAAGCCTGACCGTGGTAAAAAAGGCTTGTGGGACAGTGTGAAGCAGCAAAAGTATCTTTATTTTATGTCCATTCCTTTCGTCATATGGGTGTTTGTTTTCAGCTATCTTCCGCTTTGGGGCTGGACGATGGCGTTTCAAAATTATAAGCCAGCCAAATCTTTTACGGACCAGAAATGGGTAGGGCTGGATAACTTTATTGAGCTATTTCAGGATGAACGATTTTATCTGGTATTACGCAATACGCTAGCGATGAGCCTGATGGGGATTGTATTTGGTTTTGTCGTACCGATCTTCTTTGCAATTCTGTTAAATGAGCTGCGTGGTATGCTGTTCAAACGGTTTGTGCAGACAATATCCTACCTCCCGCATTTTGTATCCTGGGTAGTTGTGGCCGGCTTGGTCACCAAGATGCTGTCCATTGACGGAGGCATTGTCAACGATGTATTGGTAGCGCTTCATATTGTGGATGAACCGATTCAGTTCATGGCAAAGGGGAGCTGGTTCTGGTATATTGTAACCGCTTCCGACATATGGAAGGAGACAGGTTGGAATACGATTATTTATTTAGCTGCAATCACCGGAATTGATCAAGAACAGTATGAAGCATCGCGCGTGGATGGAGCGAGTCGTTGGAGACAGATGTGGCATATTACACTGCCGGGTATCCGCTCGACGATTGCCATTCTGTTCATTATGGCGATTGGACATCTGGTGAGCAATGGTTTTGAAAAGCAGTTCTTGCTTGGCAATAGTCTTGTGACGGATTATTCCGAGGTGCTGGATCTGTACGCGCTCAATTACGGGATTAATTTGGGTCGCTTCTCTTACGGGACGGCAATTGGTATTTTCAACTCGCTGGTTAGCATTCTGCTGTTGTTTACGGCGAACGGTATATTCAAAAAACTGACCAAAGAAAGCATCATGTAG